The DNA region TTTTATCTCCGGCCAGAAGGCGACCAGGGCTTGCTTCGCCTACGATGATAGCGAGCTTGTTCTCTTTGGCAAATGCAAGCAATATTTCATTGGCACTCGCCGTGTGCTGATTGATCAAGAGCACGATGCGATTATGGAATGGCTGCGGACCAAGACTCTCTGTAGCCAAAGTGACCGGCAGGCGACGTCGCGTTATGCATCGCGCTCCCAACATCGCGAAATAACGCACAGTCAATAAATATCGCTCTAGGGTGTTGCGCGGAATCCGATCTAGCAGGAAACCCTGATCACTAATCTGTGAGGTCGCTGTCAATTTTCCATGCTGAAATATGCCGGCCGGTAGGCTGACTGGGGAAAGATAGCTCATCAGTCGCAATATTCCAATTCCTCCGCCCGTGTTGCCTCTGAGGTCAATGATTAGGCGCCGTATGTCCCCCAACGTCTTGAGCGATTTCGAGATGTCGTTTGCAATGTCCACGCCTATGGCGCCTGGATATGCGCAAATCTTGATGTAACCCGTGTCATGAGCTAAGCGACGCGTCTGGACGAGAGGGTCCGGCTCGATATATGGAAGCTGTCCACTCTTTGGTGCAACAAGAGGAATCGTCACGTGTTTGGTTTCTTGGTGGTTGGCGCGCGAAATGACTTCAACTGATACGGTCGATCCCATCGAAAAATGAGGATGCTCAAAAGGGCGATAGCTGCGATCATCAACGGAGAGCAGGATGTCACCTGGCCGAATTCCTGCTTTTGCAGCGGGACCGCCCGCGTGTACGTCCTGAAACGTCCAATATTGTTCTCCTCTGAATGCTTGTGGTACATAGGTGGAGGCTAGCGCCATCTTTGCAGTGCAGCGCGTTAAGTCTTCGTGGTAGAAGCCCACGTGCGATATGCCTAACGTGAGCAAAACCATTAAGACCTCGCGTTCGAATTCTTGCTCGGAGGTCGCTGCCAAGATCGCGCTGCGATGGTCGCCCAGGGCGGTTGCCCATTGACCTCCCTTTTTCTCTGGATCAAAGAGTTTGCTAGCAACCTGTGCGGACAAAGAATCAAGAACCTTTTCACGTCGCTTGGTGGTCATGCGAGTTTGACGCATTCTGCGAATCCGGATCAGAAGTGCTTTCAAATCCATTGAGATGGGTCTCCTACGAGTTCGACACTAGCCCAGTAGTATGGCATCAACCCTTTTCGCTCAACCATCAATTGAGCATTTCGCAGCGCTTCTGCCTTTGACTTACCTTGCTCTAGATTGTTGTAAAAAGAAGTCATCAGTAGCTCAGTACTTCGGTCCTCAAGCTCCCACAGAGACATGACCACGCTGTCGGCACCGGCCTCGAGAAACGCATTGCCTAAGTTGGCCACATCCGCTTCGCCAATCGGACCATCGCCTGTATTGCATGCAGAAAGGGTAACCAGGGTCGCCCTTAGGTGCATTCGACGTACTTGTTGGACAGTCAGGCGCCCATCGGTGGGATCTTTGTCATCGGGCACAAACACCAAGGCCGACTGATCCGGGAATTGAACATTCGCATAACCATGCAACGCGAGATGAATTACTTGGTACTGATCGAGTGGAAGGTGTGAAAATGTCGTGAGCGTTGCTGCTTGCCCCACAAGCACCGTAGCAGAGCTTCCGAAGCCTTTAGCTATCGTCTCCACCTCTCGCTTGCTTTCCGGAATAGAGACAAATTCACTTGGCTCAGCCAAAGCGGTGTCTGACAACAGTAAGTTGGCGGGATATTGACGTTGTTCGGT from Edaphobacter dinghuensis includes:
- a CDS encoding S41 family peptidase, with the translated sequence MDLKALLIRIRRMRQTRMTTKRREKVLDSLSAQVASKLFDPEKKGGQWATALGDHRSAILAATSEQEFEREVLMVLLTLGISHVGFYHEDLTRCTAKMALASTYVPQAFRGEQYWTFQDVHAGGPAAKAGIRPGDILLSVDDRSYRPFEHPHFSMGSTVSVEVISRANHQETKHVTIPLVAPKSGQLPYIEPDPLVQTRRLAHDTGYIKICAYPGAIGVDIANDISKSLKTLGDIRRLIIDLRGNTGGGIGILRLMSYLSPVSLPAGIFQHGKLTATSQISDQGFLLDRIPRNTLERYLLTVRYFAMLGARCITRRRLPVTLATESLGPQPFHNRIVLLINQHTASANEILLAFAKENKLAIIVGEASPGRLLAGDKIKLPYGYRLTLPVGELRTAQGNNVEGNPIAPHVPVPFDPELAREGHDNQLKVALDVVSKL